The Pecten maximus chromosome 14, xPecMax1.1, whole genome shotgun sequence genome includes a region encoding these proteins:
- the LOC117341784 gene encoding putative nuclease HARBI1 has protein sequence MAEKLATAVIAEMFLEDSDDEESTDNIPLLGDDKSRIRGYTEDVVPFYTVDSFRRMFRIDIETYKILLGYMEGCPSFYPAGHGRREPISIYRQLLVTLWYVGGTDSITKIADRFGMSESSVISCRNNIFSELINMTDSFIRWPSIQEMADESQEFERRNGFPNIIEAVDGTHIEIKAPTSHPQSYVNRKGYHSIQLQCVCRCNMAFSHVFTGYPGSFHDARLLKNSDLWGDRLTKCNMVHHILGDGAYKKWVLTPYCDNGHLDLHQKKYNHLHSSNRVIIERAFAILQIS, from the exons ATGGCGGAAAAATTAGCAACAGCTGTCATTGCAGAGATGTTTTTAGAAGATAGTGATGATGAGGAATCAACGGATAACATACCGTTGCT agGAGATGACAAATCACGTATTCGTGGATACACTGAAGATGTGGTGCCCTTCTATACGGTTGACAGCTTTAGGAGAATGTTTAGAATTGACATAGAAACATACAAGATACTTCTTGGATACATGGAGGGTTGCCCTAGTTTTTACCCTGCTGGTCATGGAAGGAGGGAACCTATTTCCATCTACCGGCAATTACTGGTCACTCTGTGGTATGTTGGTGGTACAGACAGTATAACCAAGATTGCTGATCGTTTCGGCATGTCAGAATCTTCTGTTATTTCTTGTCGGAATAATATTTTCTCTGAACTGATTAATATGACTGACAGTTTTATTCGCTGGCCAAGTATCCAGGAGATGGCAGATGAATCACAAGAGTTTGAGAGAAGAAATGGTTTTCCCAATATTATAGAGGCTGTTGATGGGACCCATATTGAGATTAAAGCACCAACATCACACCCACAGTCTTATGTCAACAGAAAGGGTTATCATTCCATACAACTGCAGTGTGTGTGTAGGTGTAACATGGCATTTTCCCATGTGTTCACAGGATACCCAGGCAGCTTTCATGATGCTCGATTACTTAAAAATTCTGATTTGTGGGGTGATCGATTAACAAAGTGCAACATGGTGCATCATATCCTTGGGGATGGCGCATATAAAAAATGGGTATTGACACCATACTGTGATAATGGACATTTAGATCTTCATCAAAAGAAGTATAATCACTTGCATTCCAGCAATAGAGTGATCATAGAAAGAGCTTTTGCTATTCTCCAGATTTCGTAG
- the LOC117343020 gene encoding uncharacterized protein LOC117343020, producing the protein MVPIRKPVAGYLILCLSVFYVVNMGVVSGHGRLVKPPGRSTMWRYGYNTPPNYNDHQLFCGGFPVQWWMNGGKCGICGDRYDVPIRDNEPPYGRFANGVITGYYQKGGVIDINVEVTASHKGYFEFRLCPNNNVKRAATQSCLDRYLLQEYYGNSTQVFVSDKSVGLYDIKMRLPYDVTCSQCVLQWRYRSGNRWGCTGNDFTRGSCGLGRGPQEEFYACSDIAILESGTDDNAIPSPTTHYPNVPTSLTTKAPPVQTTRTVQTTTVPSTTQAPTQRPVTRIPPPSIQIVCKSAGAWKGLLAMDKWCDVNCKRRYCPMTHCRCSPAGQLVDDQDYGLLGTGKNCFSVAGIPGLDLWCQHNCPQGLCDQNTCYCT; encoded by the exons atggTACCAATTCGAAAACCAGTGGCAGgatatttaattttatgtttGTCCGTTTTTTATGTGGTCAACATGGGTGTGGTTTCCGGTCATGGCCGCCTGGTCAAACCACCCGGACGGTCAACGATGTGGAGATACGGATATAATACTCCGCCGAATTACAACGACCACCAGCTGTTCTGTGGTGGCTTTCCG GTCCAGTGGTGGATGAATGGTGGGAAATGTGGCATCTGTGGAGATAGGTATGACGTTCCAATCCGGGATAACGAACCGCCGTACGGCCGCTTCGCAAACGGTGTAATAACAGGGTATTATCAAAAAGGTGGCGTTATTGATATCAACGTAGAGGTTACGGCAAGTCATAAAGGTTACTTTGAGTTCCGACTGTGTCCAAACAATAACGTAAAAAGAGCTGCGACACAGTCTTGTCTAGATCGCTATCTACTACAGGAGTACTACGGAAATTCAACACAGGTTTTCGTCAGTGACAAGAGCGTTGGACTGTACGACATTAAAATGCGGCTGCCATATGACGTCACATGCTCGCAGTGTGTCCTACAGTGGAGATACAGGTCAG GAAACCGATGGGGCTGTACAGGTAACGATTTCACACGAGGATCTTGTGGATTAGGACGGGGACCACAAGAAGAATTCTACGCATGCTCAGATATTGCGATTCTTGAAAGTGGTACGGATGACAATGCAATTCCCTCTCCTACGACACATTATCCAAATGTACCAACTTCACTGACCACTAAAGCGCCACCTGTGCAAACAACTAGAACTGTGCAAACAACAACGGTACCTTCAACAACACAAGCTCCAACACAACGGCCGGTAACTCGTATCCCGCCTCCATCCATTCAGATTGTGTGCAAGTCTGCCGGTGCTTGGAAAGGGTTACTAGCTATGGACAAATGGTGTGACGTCAATTGTAAACGTAGGTACTGTCCAATGACGCACTGCAGGTGTAGCCCGGCTGGTCAGTTGGTGGATGACCAGGACTACGGACTCCTCGGAACAGGGAAAAATTGTTTCTCGGTCGCCGGGATTCCAGGTCTTGACCTTTGGTGCCAGCATAACTGTCCCCAGGGGCTTTGTGATCAGAACACGTGCTATTGTACGTAA